One window from the genome of Anopheles coluzzii chromosome X, AcolN3, whole genome shotgun sequence encodes:
- the LOC120960312 gene encoding mitochondrial ornithine transporter 1 yields MHGAGESSSLKTGMIDFIAGTLGGVALVYVSQPMDTVKVKMQTFPGLYKGLVNCTLQTFRRDGIVRGLYAGTLPAVVANVAENSVLFAAYGACQQAVGRLVHKPAVADLSALENATAGFLAAFFSSFTLCPTELIKCKLQALRETAGGGKGRPTISSYALVSQILRTEGVPGMFRGLTSTFAREMPGYFFFFGGYEQTRALLARPGQSKDEIGPVRTMVAGAVGGVALWTVIFPADVIKSRIQVYSMRASMTQVGLDIFRKEGALAFYNGLLPTIVRTIPATAVLFVVYEYTKKTLTKLLE; encoded by the exons ATGCACGGCGCGGGCGAATCGAGCAGTTTGAAGACGGGCATGATTGACTTCATCGCCGGCACGCTGG GTGGTGTGGCGCTCGTGTACGTCAGCCAGCCGATGGACACGGTGAAGGTGAAGATGCAAACGTTTCCCGGCCTGTACAAGGGGCTCGTCAACTGCACGCTGCAAACGTTCCGCCGGGACGGGATCGTGCGCGGCCTGTACGCCGGCACGCTGCCCGCGGTCGTCGCGAACGTCGCGGAAAACTCAGTATTATTCGCCGCGTACGGCGCGTGCCAGCAGGCGGTCGGCCGCCTCGTCCACAAACCCGCCGTGGCCGACCTGTCCGCGCTCGAGAACGCGACCGCCGGCTTTCTGGCCGCGTTCTTCTCCTCCTTCACGCTCTGCCCGACCGAGCTGATCAAGTGCAAGCTGCAGGCGCTGCGCGAAACGGCCGGAGGCGGCAAGGGCCGCCCGACCATCTCCTCGTACGCGCTCGTCAGCCAGATCCTGCGCACCGAGGGCGTGCCGGGCATGTTCCGCGGCCTCACGTCCACGTTCGCGCGCGAAATGCCGGgctactttttcttcttcggcgGGTACGAGCAGACGCGGGCGCTGCTGGCCCGCCCCGGCCAGTCGAAGGACGAGATCGGGCCGGTGCGCACGATGGTGGCCGGCGCGGTCGGCGGCGTCGCGCTCTGGACGGTCATCTTTCCCGCGGACGTGATCAAGAGCCGCATCCAGGTGTACAGTATGCGGGCGAGCATGACGCAGGTCGGGCTGGACATCTTCCGGAAGGAGGGCGCACTGGCCTTCTACAACGGGCTGCTGCCGACGATCGTGCGCACCATACCGGCGACCGCCGTACTGTTCGTGGTGTACGAGTACACGAAGAAGACGCTCACGAAGCTGCTAGAGTAG